A part of Methanomassiliicoccales archaeon genomic DNA contains:
- a CDS encoding HypC/HybG/HupF family hydrogenase formation chaperone, with amino-acid sequence MCLAVPGKIVSIEGKNAQVDFGGVIRETNISMVDAKVGSYVIIHAGFAIQVVDEEEAKETIKLWEEMLGQSSQEPA; translated from the coding sequence ATGTGCTTAGCGGTTCCTGGAAAGATCGTTTCAATTGAAGGGAAGAACGCCCAGGTAGATTTTGGGGGCGTCATCCGTGAGACGAACATATCGATGGTGGATGCCAAGGTGGGAAGCTATGTTATAATCCATGCCGGCTTCGCCATCCAGGTCGTCGATGAGGAGGAAGCGAAAGAAACGATAAAGCTCTGGGAAGAGATGCTAGGACAATCGTCGCAAGAACCAGCATGA
- a CDS encoding Asp-tRNA(Asn)/Glu-tRNA(Gln) amidotransferase GatCAB subunit C gives MDRETVVRVAKLARLRLSEEEILRYGQDLEDILSSFEVLSSAPSSESYDFNPVPIMDVLREDEASIDIDPEELMGPMDTYEGYVRGPKLS, from the coding sequence ATGGACAGAGAAACCGTGGTCAGGGTGGCAAAGCTCGCCCGGCTCCGCCTCAGCGAGGAAGAGATCTTGAGATATGGACAAGACCTGGAGGACATCCTTTCAAGCTTTGAGGTCCTCAGCTCTGCCCCGTCGTCGGAAAGCTATGACTTCAACCCGGTCCCCATCATGGACGTTCTCAGGGAGGATGAAGCTTCAATAGATATTGACCCTGAAGAGCTCATGGGACCGATGGACACCTATGAAGGTTACGTAAGGGGGCCTAAGCTCTCGTGA
- a CDS encoding radical SAM protein: MKSVYGPIRSWRVGAALGVDPICRQPKVCNLKCVYCRLGHGGMMITDRCRFVDEKQVVEEAREILNEEDVDAVEIRGTGEPFLARNLGMMARSLRALTDVPICVITNGSMLQRKDVMDELEDFDVVIVKLDASDEKGFYLMNRPHSSIRFDDIVKGAIKVKAENRCDIRVQVTFVQANMYQAEEIARTCEDIGVEMVYLSTPIKIEGQDLTKRDIIDLSRYFRSFKVRTIFDDDID; this comes from the coding sequence ATGAAGTCAGTTTATGGTCCGATCAGGTCTTGGCGTGTAGGTGCTGCCTTAGGTGTGGACCCGATATGTAGGCAGCCCAAGGTCTGTAACCTTAAGTGCGTCTATTGTAGGTTGGGACATGGTGGGATGATGATCACGGACCGTTGCAGGTTCGTAGACGAGAAACAGGTCGTCGAAGAGGCCAGAGAGATCTTGAATGAAGAAGATGTCGACGCGGTCGAGATCCGTGGGACTGGTGAGCCTTTTTTAGCAAGGAACCTAGGTATGATGGCCAGATCATTGCGGGCATTGACCGATGTCCCGATATGCGTCATCACGAACGGCTCGATGTTGCAAAGAAAAGATGTCATGGACGAGCTCGAGGACTTTGATGTCGTTATCGTCAAGCTAGATGCGTCCGATGAAAAAGGTTTCTATTTGATGAACAGGCCCCACAGCTCCATCAGGTTCGATGATATCGTCAAAGGGGCAATAAAGGTCAAGGCAGAGAACAGGTGCGATATACGGGTCCAGGTCACTTTTGTACAGGCGAACATGTATCAGGCAGAGGAGATCGCAAGGACATGTGAGGATATCGGTGTGGAGATGGTGTATCTGTCCACTCCGATCAAGATCGAAGGTCAGGACCTGACCAAAAGGGATATCATAGATCTTTCCAGATATTTCAGGTCCTTCAAAGTAAGGACGATCTTCGATGATGATATCGATTGA
- the gatA gene encoding Asp-tRNA(Asn)/Glu-tRNA(Gln) amidotransferase subunit GatA, translating to MGAIKRLNQRYEAFSEITDVLPQDAPFTFSAKDNLCAKGFQARAGSKILDGYRPPFDATPVRRLREAGGVLIGKTNMDEFGFGTFSTHSGFGVPKNPFDIERACGGSSGGAACAAALIPGHVALGVSTGGSISCPASFCGVVGLTPTYGRVSRYGLIDYGNSLDKVGLISRTIIDIERLLPVISGRDPKDPTSCCAPSLDLSKVRKGPLAVPKECLIGLDRTVKEAFDRSVLGLRDMGYEVEEVDMPSLRFSMPAYYVLATAEASTNLARYCGMRFGVSEKEYHQHFNDYFATTRSKSFGDEAKRRILLGTFCRMVGFRDKYYLKALSVRQAVMKEYEMIFEGHSLVLSPTMPFIAPRFDMIAKMRPVEMYSADFLTIPPNLTGLPHLSIPCGYASGLPIGMQAVAPHWEEGALIHFGKRWESWFDYAAPEVKA from the coding sequence ATTGGAGCGATCAAGCGGCTGAATCAGCGATATGAGGCTTTCAGTGAAATTACAGATGTTCTTCCTCAAGATGCTCCCTTCACCTTCTCCGCCAAGGACAACCTGTGCGCCAAAGGTTTCCAGGCAAGGGCCGGTTCAAAGATTCTTGATGGATATAGGCCCCCCTTCGACGCCACGCCGGTCCGTAGATTGAGGGAGGCTGGAGGAGTTCTGATAGGCAAGACCAACATGGACGAGTTCGGTTTTGGCACTTTTAGCACCCACAGCGGTTTCGGGGTTCCGAAGAACCCGTTTGACATCGAACGTGCGTGCGGCGGTTCCAGTGGTGGGGCTGCCTGTGCGGCCGCGCTAATCCCCGGGCATGTTGCCCTTGGGGTATCTACCGGGGGATCGATATCTTGTCCAGCTTCTTTCTGCGGGGTTGTAGGACTGACACCCACCTATGGAAGGGTGTCACGATATGGGCTGATCGATTACGGGAACTCACTGGACAAGGTGGGGCTCATCTCAAGGACAATAATAGATATCGAGAGGCTGCTGCCTGTCATCTCGGGCCGTGATCCCAAAGACCCTACATCTTGCTGTGCCCCATCGCTCGATCTCTCGAAGGTCAGGAAGGGTCCATTGGCCGTCCCAAAGGAGTGCCTCATCGGTCTTGACAGGACGGTCAAAGAGGCCTTCGACCGGTCGGTCCTGGGCCTAAGGGATATGGGATATGAGGTAGAGGAAGTGGACATGCCCAGTCTACGATTCTCGATGCCAGCATATTATGTTTTGGCAACGGCCGAAGCCTCTACCAACCTTGCAAGGTACTGTGGAATGAGGTTCGGTGTCTCAGAAAAGGAGTACCATCAGCATTTCAACGATTACTTTGCGACAACGCGGTCAAAGAGCTTTGGGGATGAAGCGAAGAGAAGGATATTGCTTGGTACCTTCTGCAGGATGGTCGGTTTCAGGGACAAGTACTACCTGAAGGCGCTCAGCGTCAGGCAGGCGGTCATGAAAGAATATGAAATGATCTTCGAGGGGCATTCATTGGTCCTGTCCCCTACGATGCCTTTCATCGCCCCTCGTTTCGACATGATAGCCAAGATGAGGCCTGTGGAGATGTACAGTGCTGACTTTCTCACGATACCTCCGAACCTGACGGGACTGCCCCATCTATCGATACCTTGTGGCTATGCATCGGGCCTACCTATTGGTATGCAGGCAGTCGCGCCCCATTGGGAAGAGGGGGCGCTCATCCACTTCGGCAAAAGGTGGGAATCGTGGTTCGATTATGCGGCCCCAGAGGTGAAGGCATGA
- a CDS encoding nascent polypeptide-associated complex protein, translating to MMPGMGRVNPRQMKQAMKRLGISAEELNDVEEVVIKRKGSEMVISNPQVSIMTMQGQKTFQIVGEVNERAKSSIVDAKPERAEIPEEDVELVMGQTGCSRERAIEALKAAEGQPAEAILKLMSS from the coding sequence ATGATGCCAGGAATGGGAAGGGTTAACCCCAGGCAGATGAAGCAGGCGATGAAGCGCCTAGGGATTTCGGCCGAAGAGCTGAATGATGTCGAAGAAGTGGTCATAAAAAGAAAAGGCTCTGAGATGGTCATCTCGAATCCCCAGGTCTCTATAATGACCATGCAAGGACAAAAGACGTTCCAGATCGTCGGAGAGGTTAATGAGAGGGCCAAGAGTTCTATAGTCGATGCAAAACCCGAAAGGGCCGAGATCCCTGAGGAGGATGTGGAGCTTGTGATGGGACAGACCGGTTGCTCGCGGGAGAGGGCCATCGAGGCGCTCAAAGCTGCTGAAGGTCAGCCTGCCGAGGCCATATTAAAATTGATGTCATCTTGA
- a CDS encoding Lrp/AsnC family transcriptional regulator: MIDELDKKIVQEICKSSQGSYRQIAKRLGIHPTTLIQRIKHLEEQGVIKGYRANVDYMKLGYEFMAIVHIYVEGDLMEVEKKVMQLSNVVAVFDVTGECDSIAWVACRSREEFSSVVKGMLTIPGVKKTNTYVILNMIKDPFKFLPDFSETVHDGSD, translated from the coding sequence ATGATCGATGAACTGGACAAAAAGATAGTACAAGAGATCTGTAAATCTAGCCAAGGTTCTTACAGGCAGATCGCGAAGCGCCTGGGAATACATCCGACAACATTGATCCAGAGGATCAAGCATTTAGAGGAACAGGGCGTCATAAAAGGATACAGGGCGAACGTTGACTATATGAAGCTGGGCTATGAGTTCATGGCCATTGTTCACATATATGTCGAGGGAGACCTGATGGAGGTCGAAAAGAAGGTCATGCAGCTATCGAACGTAGTTGCTGTGTTTGATGTGACCGGTGAATGCGACTCGATCGCATGGGTGGCTTGCAGGAGCAGAGAGGAGTTCAGCTCAGTTGTCAAGGGAATGTTGACCATCCCTGGTGTAAAGAAGACCAATACCTATGTCATCCTTAATATGATAAAGGACCCCTTCAAGTTCTTGCCAGATTTCTCAGAGACCGTCCATGACGGGTCTGATTGA
- a CDS encoding alanyl-tRNA editing protein codes for MSSHTEKVYEKEAYTSQFFAKVIDVDGDLVILDRTAFYPGGGGQDPDSGMLQGCPVVEVRQKDGVVLHKVPGNAFTIGQEVQGTVDMERRLDLMRAHTGEHLLFSALNRLVPDLELVKISITPAKKSLIVRGELNLDIVSEAEKFVNSAIASGLNIKEEIVNRDDPKVLDARVKLERIYGDKIRLIRIGDVDLAACSGIHVKNTSEIGMLLVERLVSAKPQGDFEIEFDVGPIAVQKALSFKTIALKSAAILGSGPEDVVSALENLRTEATMAKDALRSYVKQAVEDLEPEIIGGVPVYHMISRGADRRTLSEEATKKVQDGRSVCILLDRGERTTIVIASGKRSGKDANIILKKCLEPLGGKGGGNSTFATGAIESGAKVEDVLENVKRALSETNV; via the coding sequence ATGAGCTCTCACACCGAGAAGGTCTATGAGAAGGAGGCCTACACGTCGCAATTCTTCGCAAAGGTCATTGATGTTGATGGCGACCTTGTCATACTCGATAGGACTGCCTTTTATCCTGGTGGCGGCGGTCAAGACCCAGATTCCGGAATGCTCCAGGGATGCCCTGTCGTCGAGGTGCGGCAGAAGGACGGGGTCGTTTTGCATAAGGTGCCTGGCAACGCTTTTACAATCGGTCAGGAGGTGCAGGGCACTGTGGACATGGAGCGTCGATTGGACCTGATGAGAGCGCACACCGGTGAACATCTCCTTTTCTCGGCATTGAACAGGTTGGTCCCTGACCTTGAGCTCGTCAAAATATCAATAACTCCTGCGAAGAAGAGCCTCATAGTGAGAGGAGAATTGAATCTGGACATAGTGTCGGAAGCGGAAAAATTTGTCAACAGTGCAATAGCGTCAGGTCTTAACATCAAAGAGGAGATTGTAAACAGGGACGACCCGAAGGTCTTGGATGCCAGGGTAAAGTTGGAAAGGATATATGGTGATAAGATCAGACTGATAAGGATCGGTGATGTCGATCTCGCCGCTTGCTCTGGGATACATGTTAAAAACACTTCTGAGATAGGGATGCTCCTCGTTGAAAGGCTGGTTTCGGCAAAACCTCAAGGTGACTTCGAGATAGAGTTCGATGTAGGTCCCATAGCGGTACAAAAGGCCTTGAGCTTTAAGACGATAGCACTGAAGTCTGCAGCCATCCTTGGATCTGGCCCAGAGGACGTGGTGAGCGCCCTTGAGAACCTTAGAACTGAAGCGACCATGGCAAAGGATGCTTTGAGGTCCTATGTTAAACAAGCGGTCGAGGACCTTGAACCAGAGATTATCGGTGGTGTGCCAGTATATCATATGATATCAAGGGGTGCCGACAGAAGAACATTATCCGAGGAAGCTACGAAAAAGGTGCAGGACGGAAGGTCGGTCTGCATACTTCTTGATAGGGGCGAGAGGACGACAATTGTGATCGCGTCTGGAAAACGGTCGGGCAAGGATGCAAACATTATACTTAAAAAATGTTTGGAACCTCTCGGAGGTAAAGGTGGGGGGAATAGCACATTTGCGACGGGCGCTATCGAATCCGGAGCAAAGGTCGAGGATGTCCTTGAGAACGTTAAGAGAGCGCTCAGCGAGACAAACGTCTAA
- a CDS encoding pyruvate ferredoxin oxidoreductase (catalyzes the formation of acetyl-CoA from pyruvate and coenzyme A): MSVSLKELSKLEPRYTEGHRLCAGCAEPIIARQVLMATNKPIVVSNATGCFEVSSTVYPFTSWTVPWIHSAFENAAPTITGVESAYVALKRKGKITDDIRFVSFGGDGATYDIGFQALSGAIERGHRFMYVCLNNEAYMNTGIQRSGATGRGAQTTTCPAGSCIPGKREYPKDLTRIVIAHDIPYAAQASPHNYRDLMEKARKGFDANGPAFLNVIAPCPRGWRHDSSKTVEMAKLAVETCVWPLYEYENGKYSLTGESKRIAEGAKEKRPVSDWLKAQGRFGHLMKPQWSSIAEEIQHNIDKRWNELLKLCQI; this comes from the coding sequence ATGAGCGTCTCATTGAAAGAGCTCTCGAAATTGGAACCCAGGTATACCGAGGGTCACAGACTTTGCGCCGGATGCGCAGAGCCGATCATCGCACGACAGGTGCTTATGGCGACCAACAAGCCCATCGTCGTGTCGAATGCGACCGGATGCTTCGAGGTATCGTCAACGGTCTATCCATTCACGTCTTGGACAGTTCCTTGGATACATAGCGCCTTCGAGAACGCAGCCCCCACAATAACAGGCGTGGAGTCCGCATACGTAGCATTGAAGAGGAAAGGAAAGATAACCGATGACATACGCTTCGTGTCGTTCGGTGGGGACGGTGCTACCTACGATATCGGTTTTCAGGCGCTGTCAGGGGCGATAGAGAGAGGGCACAGGTTCATGTACGTTTGCCTGAACAACGAAGCATATATGAACACCGGCATCCAGAGATCAGGTGCTACTGGAAGGGGGGCCCAGACGACAACCTGCCCTGCGGGCTCCTGCATTCCAGGGAAGAGGGAGTACCCGAAAGACCTGACAAGGATCGTCATAGCTCATGACATCCCGTACGCGGCCCAAGCATCCCCCCATAATTATAGGGACCTTATGGAGAAGGCGAGAAAAGGTTTCGATGCAAATGGACCAGCGTTCCTCAACGTCATCGCCCCTTGCCCGAGAGGCTGGAGACACGATTCATCCAAGACCGTGGAGATGGCAAAGCTCGCTGTCGAGACGTGCGTCTGGCCATTATATGAATATGAGAATGGGAAATATTCATTGACGGGTGAGAGCAAGAGGATAGCGGAGGGAGCGAAGGAGAAGAGGCCCGTCTCAGACTGGCTCAAGGCGCAGGGAAGATTTGGGCACCTCATGAAACCTCAATGGTCGTCCATCGCGGAAGAGATACAACACAACATCGACAAGAGATGGAACGAATTGTTGAAGCTATGCCAGATCTAA
- the gatB gene encoding Asp-tRNA(Asn)/Glu-tRNA(Gln) amidotransferase subunit GatB yields the protein MKIGLEIHLQLPTRSKLFCSCPTNGEGPNTSVCPTCLGLPGSRPVLNRRALELGIMIAKFLNCKINEKIWFSRKTYFYPDLPKHFQITQYESPVGTDGHYMLDDRRIGIWRVHIEEDPGRIKRVGRPGEEVSLIDYNRSGIPLVEIVTAPDIDGPAQAREFIDRLVAELKDLIDITVQDETSVRVDANISVGEERVEVKNVQGLKNLERALRYEATRQTKVLEAGKHVVRETRRYDEERKITLPAREKEFEEDYGYIGEPDLGEYVIGPIARELRLKETTNMRAERLSNALDIPMQTARQVVVTSRELADLLELLCTIVPKEKAISWTLGPISSNWSALAPLVEADNGRGLIEIIRAEAEGRITDSEARMRIQTLTGANAGKEETCSGETDMALMVKEFLDAHPEVVKDYRSNPRAVNSVIGFVMKGTKGRYSSKDIVECVNKEMAKRV from the coding sequence ATGAAAATAGGTCTGGAGATACATCTGCAGCTGCCCACACGGTCCAAGCTGTTCTGTTCCTGCCCTACCAATGGAGAAGGGCCGAACACCTCCGTGTGCCCGACATGCCTAGGGCTCCCTGGTTCACGGCCTGTGCTCAATCGAAGAGCGCTGGAACTTGGGATAATGATCGCCAAGTTCCTTAACTGTAAGATCAACGAGAAGATATGGTTCTCAAGGAAGACCTATTTCTATCCAGATCTACCAAAACATTTCCAGATAACGCAATATGAATCCCCGGTCGGCACCGACGGTCATTATATGCTGGATGACCGGCGGATAGGGATCTGGCGTGTTCACATCGAAGAGGACCCAGGCCGGATCAAGCGGGTCGGACGTCCCGGAGAGGAGGTCAGCCTCATCGACTATAACAGGAGCGGGATACCGCTGGTGGAGATCGTGACCGCACCTGACATCGATGGGCCCGCCCAGGCCCGGGAGTTCATCGACAGGCTTGTGGCCGAGCTCAAAGATCTTATCGACATCACTGTCCAAGATGAGACCTCGGTAAGGGTCGATGCAAACATATCGGTGGGAGAAGAAAGGGTGGAGGTCAAGAACGTCCAAGGCCTCAAGAACCTGGAGAGGGCGTTGAGGTACGAGGCCACGAGGCAGACGAAGGTCCTGGAGGCCGGAAAACACGTGGTCCGAGAGACCAGACGTTATGACGAAGAACGGAAGATAACCCTTCCTGCGAGAGAGAAGGAGTTCGAGGAAGATTATGGCTACATCGGCGAACCGGACCTGGGGGAATATGTGATCGGACCTATTGCCAGGGAGTTGAGATTGAAAGAGACCACCAATATGAGGGCGGAGAGGTTGTCAAATGCTCTTGACATACCAATGCAGACCGCCAGACAGGTCGTGGTCACCTCGAGGGAGCTCGCCGACCTCTTGGAACTGCTCTGCACCATCGTCCCGAAGGAGAAGGCGATAAGTTGGACCCTTGGGCCGATCAGCTCGAACTGGTCTGCCCTTGCACCATTGGTGGAGGCTGATAATGGCAGAGGTCTGATCGAGATCATAAGGGCCGAGGCAGAGGGAAGGATCACCGACAGTGAGGCCAGGATGAGGATCCAGACCCTGACGGGAGCCAACGCAGGAAAAGAGGAAACGTGTTCTGGCGAAACTGATATGGCATTGATGGTCAAAGAGTTCCTTGATGCGCATCCCGAGGTGGTAAAGGACTACCGGAGCAACCCGAGGGCGGTGAACTCCGTCATCGGGTTCGTCATGAAAGGGACGAAAGGCAGGTATTCGTCCAAAGATATCGTGGAATGCGTCAATAAGGAGATGGCGAAAAGGGTTTGA
- the glnA gene encoding type I glutamate--ammonia ligase produces MALNEYELKENILSRVKKENVKFIEMQFSDILGTVKSVTIPTSRIESVIDDGVFIDGSSILGYATIEESDMRAKPILDSFQIYPWTMDDNMKTARFMCTIFDHSGNRFKGDPRWVLEKMVAKVKEMGYNFNVGPEFEFFLFPVDENGKAIRKPADTGGYFDLMPMDAGEMARKHIMLMFDELQYEMEASHHEVAPGQVEVDMRYQDALTMADRVLTLKYGIKTIAMQYGMHATFMPKPIYGISGSGMHVHQSLASKEKNAFDDPNGEFGLSNIAMKYIGGLLAHARDNCAILASYVNSYKRLVPGYEAPCYISWANMNRSALVRVPAGRGGRTRVELRNPDPAGNPYLQFAVMLAAGLDGIRSNIKPPEPVEKDIYHMSKDERKKYGIESLPMNLGEALECLAKSKVMRECLGDHIMNNYLYIKGQEWDDYRKWVSDWEIDRYLQAL; encoded by the coding sequence ATGGCGCTAAACGAGTATGAATTGAAAGAGAACATCCTCTCGAGGGTAAAAAAAGAGAACGTAAAGTTCATCGAGATGCAGTTCTCCGATATTTTGGGAACTGTGAAAAGCGTAACGATCCCTACCAGCAGGATCGAGAGCGTCATCGATGACGGTGTTTTCATCGATGGCTCATCTATCCTTGGATATGCCACGATAGAAGAATCGGATATGAGGGCAAAGCCGATACTGGATTCTTTCCAGATATATCCATGGACAATGGATGACAACATGAAGACCGCAAGGTTCATGTGCACAATTTTTGACCACAGCGGTAACAGGTTCAAAGGCGACCCTAGATGGGTCCTCGAGAAGATGGTGGCAAAGGTCAAAGAGATGGGCTATAATTTCAATGTCGGTCCAGAGTTCGAGTTCTTCCTTTTCCCCGTGGATGAAAATGGAAAGGCCATAAGGAAACCGGCGGATACTGGCGGTTATTTCGATCTGATGCCTATGGACGCGGGCGAGATGGCGAGGAAGCACATCATGCTGATGTTCGATGAACTTCAGTATGAGATGGAGGCATCACATCACGAGGTGGCACCTGGACAGGTTGAGGTCGACATGAGGTATCAGGATGCGCTGACGATGGCAGACCGTGTCCTGACCCTGAAATATGGTATTAAGACGATAGCGATGCAGTATGGAATGCATGCCACCTTCATGCCCAAGCCGATATATGGTATATCTGGGTCGGGGATGCACGTACATCAATCATTGGCGTCAAAGGAAAAGAACGCCTTCGATGACCCGAACGGTGAGTTCGGGCTTAGCAACATAGCGATGAAATACATCGGCGGACTGCTGGCGCACGCAAGGGACAACTGTGCGATCCTGGCCTCCTATGTCAATTCATACAAGCGCCTGGTCCCAGGATACGAAGCTCCCTGCTATATATCCTGGGCCAATATGAATAGGAGTGCTCTGGTCCGCGTACCTGCCGGTAGAGGCGGCAGGACGAGGGTCGAGCTCAGGAACCCGGACCCGGCAGGAAATCCCTACCTGCAGTTCGCCGTCATGCTCGCTGCAGGCCTTGATGGTATAAGGTCCAATATTAAACCTCCTGAACCGGTGGAGAAGGATATCTACCATATGAGCAAGGATGAGAGAAAGAAGTATGGCATCGAGAGCCTGCCTATGAACCTTGGAGAGGCATTGGAGTGCCTGGCCAAGAGCAAGGTCATGAGAGAATGCCTTGGAGACCACATCATGAACAACTACCTATACATCAAGGGGCAGGAATGGGACGATTATAGGAAGTGGGTATCCGATTGGGAGATCGACCGTTATCTTCAGGCCCTTTAA
- the aspS gene encoding aspartate--tRNA ligase, which yields MMKTHDCGALRSKDIGQRVRLAGWVRFYRDHGGVRFYDLADTFGSTQVVYDPEAYQSNVNVVGIGQLLNNIGREYVLAVKGVVRERVPGTEDERNPTGKVEVLIDEVEILNTSKIIPFEIAEQKNSLLPSEDLRLKYRYLDLRRTEMANNLRFRHRLLSSARRFLDSKGFIEVETPTLTRSSQEGARDFLVPSRTMPGTFYALPQSPQLYKQMLMVGGVERYYQIARCYRDEDSRADRQPEFTQLDMEMSFVDMEDIFHTIESLYAFIWKEIFDTDLKTPFPRISLEEALSKYGTDAPDIRFGLHLVDVTEIAKCSSYDIFQKVLSKSGSAVIGINLKSSLVKEKTLDANVGRKEVDRLIEWAKQQGMGGLTWMRMTDEGLSSNIVKYFSKEVLMSLEEKMDAEKGDLLLFLAGPRHLALKAGGQLRLKLARDNGLLEGKGHQFVWLVDCPLFQSDPVTGKLTSFHHPFVRPVSGDIDMEGDLLSQKGCSYDLVLDGNEIGSGSLRNHRPEVQRRMFSVLGMSEKRMQEEFDFFLEALEYGAPPHGGIGMGIDRLCAILLGCESIRDVIAFPKNKKFQSLVDSSPTKVDQAKLDELQLMSLVDDDEQK from the coding sequence ATGATGAAGACACACGACTGCGGAGCCCTCAGGTCGAAGGACATAGGCCAGAGGGTAAGGCTTGCGGGCTGGGTACGCTTCTATCGGGACCATGGCGGGGTGCGTTTCTATGACCTTGCCGACACCTTCGGCTCCACCCAGGTGGTCTATGACCCTGAAGCATACCAGTCAAATGTCAACGTGGTTGGAATCGGTCAGCTTCTGAATAATATCGGGCGTGAGTATGTCCTAGCAGTAAAGGGCGTTGTCAGAGAAAGGGTCCCGGGGACAGAGGACGAGAGGAACCCGACAGGCAAGGTCGAGGTGCTCATCGACGAGGTCGAGATCCTCAACACTTCAAAAATAATCCCTTTCGAGATAGCGGAGCAGAAGAACTCACTTTTGCCAAGTGAGGACCTCCGACTGAAATATAGATATCTGGACCTAAGAAGGACAGAAATGGCCAACAACCTGAGGTTCAGGCATAGGCTATTGTCCTCTGCAAGACGCTTTCTGGACAGCAAAGGTTTCATCGAGGTGGAGACCCCGACCCTTACCCGAAGTTCTCAGGAAGGGGCGCGAGATTTCCTGGTCCCATCAAGGACCATGCCTGGAACATTTTATGCTCTTCCTCAATCTCCACAGCTCTATAAACAAATGCTGATGGTCGGAGGGGTCGAGAGGTATTACCAGATCGCAAGATGCTATAGGGATGAGGATTCTCGTGCTGATAGACAACCGGAGTTCACGCAGCTGGACATGGAGATGTCCTTTGTCGACATGGAAGATATTTTCCATACAATAGAGTCCCTTTACGCGTTCATTTGGAAGGAGATCTTTGATACCGATCTTAAGACACCGTTCCCAAGGATATCATTGGAAGAGGCCTTGAGCAAATATGGGACCGACGCACCGGACATCAGGTTCGGTCTGCACCTCGTTGATGTGACCGAAATAGCGAAATGTTCAAGCTATGACATATTCCAGAAGGTCCTTTCTAAATCAGGGTCCGCGGTAATCGGTATCAATCTGAAATCCTCTTTGGTGAAAGAGAAAACCTTGGATGCCAACGTGGGTCGAAAAGAGGTCGACAGGCTCATAGAATGGGCAAAGCAGCAGGGTATGGGCGGCCTGACCTGGATGAGGATGACGGATGAGGGCCTGAGCTCTAACATTGTCAAATATTTCTCGAAAGAGGTGTTGATGAGCCTCGAGGAGAAGATGGATGCTGAAAAGGGAGACCTTTTACTCTTCCTCGCCGGCCCTAGGCATCTAGCTCTGAAGGCAGGAGGCCAGCTCAGATTGAAGCTTGCACGCGACAATGGTCTTCTTGAAGGAAAAGGCCATCAGTTCGTATGGTTGGTGGACTGTCCCCTGTTCCAGTCAGACCCGGTCACAGGTAAGCTGACATCGTTCCACCACCCATTCGTGAGGCCGGTCTCCGGCGATATCGACATGGAGGGAGACCTTCTAAGTCAAAAGGGATGCTCATATGACCTGGTGCTCGATGGGAATGAGATCGGTTCGGGCTCTCTTCGTAACCATCGTCCTGAGGTCCAGAGAAGGATGTTCAGCGTCCTCGGGATGTCAGAGAAGAGGATGCAGGAGGAGTTCGATTTCTTCTTGGAGGCCTTGGAATATGGCGCGCCGCCTCATGGCGGTATCGGCATGGGCATCGACAGGCTCTGCGCGATATTGCTGGGCTGCGAGAGCATCCGCGACGTCATCGCGTTCCCGAAGAATAAAAAGTTCCAATCATTGGTAGACAGCTCGCCCACGAAGGTCGACCAGGCCAAGCTCGACGAGCTGCAGCTGATGTCATTGGTGGACGATGATGAGCAGAAATGA